Proteins encoded in a region of the Desulforamulus hydrothermalis Lam5 = DSM 18033 genome:
- the sat gene encoding sulfate adenylyltransferase, with protein sequence MALVPPHGGKLTPVLAPKEQWAELKAKAESLPVIRMSSRETSDCLMLGMGAFSPLTGFMTKADYESVIDNMHLANGLAWPLPVTLAVTKEQADTIAVGQELALVDDETGEYVGIITVADKYEYDKVKECKAAFFTDDAEHPGVQKVMAQGDVYIGGDIVTFSELGYDEKYAGYYAHPAETRALFESKGWSTVCAFQTRNPLHRSHEFLCKIGMEICDGLFLHPIVGKLKKGDIPAEVRFECYKAHMEHYFNPNHVEMRVYPMEMRYAGPKEAILHAIFRQNFGCSHILVGRDHAGVGSYYTPYQAQEIFDQFKPGEILCQPIKVTAAYYCKKCMGMATEKTCPHGKEDRISISGTKVREMFGRGELPPLEFGRKEVLEILTKYYQSLDK encoded by the coding sequence ATGGCATTAGTACCACCCCATGGCGGGAAACTAACCCCTGTGCTGGCTCCTAAAGAACAGTGGGCCGAATTAAAAGCCAAAGCTGAATCCCTACCGGTTATCCGCATGAGCTCTCGTGAAACCTCCGACTGCTTAATGCTCGGTATGGGCGCATTCTCTCCCCTGACCGGCTTTATGACCAAGGCCGACTACGAAAGCGTTATCGACAATATGCACCTGGCAAACGGTTTAGCTTGGCCGCTGCCTGTTACCCTGGCAGTTACCAAAGAACAGGCTGACACTATCGCTGTTGGTCAAGAACTGGCTCTGGTGGACGATGAAACCGGTGAGTACGTTGGTATCATTACCGTAGCCGACAAGTATGAATACGACAAAGTAAAAGAGTGCAAAGCCGCTTTCTTTACTGATGACGCCGAGCACCCCGGTGTTCAAAAAGTTATGGCTCAGGGTGATGTCTATATCGGCGGCGATATCGTAACCTTCTCTGAACTGGGCTATGATGAAAAATACGCCGGTTACTATGCTCACCCGGCAGAAACCCGCGCCTTGTTTGAGTCCAAGGGCTGGAGCACCGTGTGCGCCTTCCAAACCCGCAACCCCTTACACCGTTCCCACGAATTCCTGTGCAAAATCGGCATGGAAATTTGCGACGGGCTGTTCCTGCACCCCATCGTTGGCAAATTAAAGAAAGGCGACATCCCGGCAGAAGTTCGCTTTGAGTGCTACAAGGCTCACATGGAACATTACTTCAACCCCAACCATGTTGAAATGCGCGTGTATCCCATGGAAATGCGCTATGCCGGTCCTAAAGAAGCCATCCTGCACGCCATCTTCCGTCAAAACTTTGGCTGCAGCCACATCCTGGTTGGCCGTGACCACGCCGGCGTAGGCAGCTATTATACTCCTTACCAGGCGCAAGAAATCTTCGATCAGTTTAAGCCCGGCGAAATTCTCTGCCAACCCATTAAAGTTACCGCTGCTTATTATTGCAAGAAGTGCATGGGTATGGCCACTGAAAAAACCTGCCCGCACGGCAAAGAAGACCGTATCTCCATCAGCGGCACCAAGGTTCGCGAAATGTTTGGCAGAGGCGAACTGCCGCCGCTGGAATTCGGGCGTAAAGAGGTTCTGGAAATCCTCACCAAATACTATCAAAGCCTTGACAAGTAA
- the aprB gene encoding adenylyl-sulfate reductase subunit beta gives MPSFVIAEKCDGCKGQDKTACMYICPNDLMVLDKEKMKAYNRDTSQCWECYCCVKICPQQAIDVRGYADFVPMGASCVPLRSSDSIMWTVKFRNGSLKRFKFPIRTTDEGTAQPDGGYTVDQEDLNSPLLFTEPYSIGTAELPGLKK, from the coding sequence ATGCCTAGCTTTGTAATTGCTGAAAAGTGCGATGGTTGCAAAGGTCAGGACAAAACTGCTTGCATGTACATCTGCCCCAATGACTTGATGGTTCTGGACAAAGAAAAAATGAAAGCCTACAACCGTGATACTTCCCAGTGCTGGGAGTGCTACTGCTGTGTTAAAATTTGCCCTCAGCAAGCTATTGACGTTCGCGGCTATGCTGACTTTGTTCCCATGGGCGCCAGCTGTGTACCTCTCAGAAGCTCCGACAGCATTATGTGGACTGTAAAATTCCGTAACGGTTCCCTGAAACGTTTCAAATTCCCCATCCGTACCACTGATGAAGGTACTGCTCAGCCCGACGGCGGTTACACCGTAGACCAAGAAGACCTGAACAGCCCGCTGTTGTTTACCGAGCCTTACTCCATCGGTACT